A single Pseudoalteromonas phenolica DNA region contains:
- a CDS encoding amidase family protein, whose product MIKNCMVVLSLLISSSALSQPKDFSELTINQLHQGVKAGQFTFAEVTQYYLSNIQKHNPQLNAVITVNPDAYQQALNKDKRYKESGKQGILFGVPVLIKDNIDTKLMATTAGALALQNHYPSKNAPIVEKLLSEGAIILGKANLSEWANFKSSPSSSGYSHVGGQVKNPYDLTMTPCGSSSGSAVAVSSNLALVSIGTETDGSIHCPSALNGVVGFKPSIHHISQAGIIPIAHSQDTAGPITRTVTDAQLTYLAISEYARKESPSTHSLQGKRIGVIPGINKFNQTYKAEFEDTLKRLGSAGVTIVNDIQFNNMDKIFPAEFDVLLFEFNHGVTAYLANTGDGVSVKSLPELIEYNKKLNDQQQGLLLASLQANDEAKYTQAVAAINKYAKQQLKEIFKQHKLDAIIAPSVGSAWKIDPINGDKFTGSSSTLAAVTGSPSITVPMGLKDGMPFAVSIIGDLDQDMKVLEIAKQLEQLTQGRVAPKL is encoded by the coding sequence ATGATAAAAAACTGCATGGTCGTGCTGTCTTTATTAATTTCATCCTCAGCGCTATCACAACCAAAAGACTTTTCTGAGTTGACAATTAACCAGCTTCATCAAGGGGTAAAAGCAGGTCAATTTACTTTTGCTGAAGTTACCCAGTATTACTTAAGCAACATACAAAAACATAATCCTCAACTAAACGCAGTGATCACTGTCAATCCCGACGCCTACCAACAAGCTTTGAACAAAGACAAACGCTACAAAGAAAGTGGTAAACAAGGCATTTTATTTGGTGTACCCGTTTTAATTAAAGACAACATAGATACCAAATTAATGGCAACCACTGCCGGGGCGCTCGCATTGCAAAATCATTACCCAAGCAAAAATGCCCCTATTGTTGAAAAATTGCTTTCAGAAGGTGCAATCATTTTAGGAAAGGCAAATTTAAGTGAATGGGCAAACTTTAAATCTTCACCTAGCTCGAGTGGTTATAGCCATGTTGGTGGTCAAGTAAAAAACCCTTACGATCTGACCATGACTCCTTGCGGCTCTAGCTCTGGTTCTGCTGTAGCAGTTTCTAGTAACCTAGCACTAGTCAGTATTGGTACAGAAACCGATGGTTCAATTCACTGCCCAAGCGCGCTCAATGGCGTTGTTGGTTTTAAGCCAAGTATTCATCATATCTCCCAAGCAGGGATCATTCCGATTGCGCATTCTCAAGATACAGCAGGCCCTATTACAAGAACTGTGACTGATGCTCAGCTTACTTATTTAGCAATCTCGGAGTATGCTCGTAAAGAGTCACCTTCAACTCATTCCTTGCAAGGTAAACGCATTGGAGTTATCCCGGGTATAAACAAGTTTAATCAAACTTATAAAGCTGAATTTGAAGACACCTTAAAACGCTTGGGATCAGCGGGTGTAACTATCGTTAACGATATCCAGTTCAACAATATGGACAAAATATTTCCTGCTGAATTTGATGTACTGTTGTTCGAGTTTAATCATGGTGTCACAGCTTATTTAGCAAATACCGGTGATGGTGTCAGTGTTAAATCACTGCCTGAACTAATTGAATACAACAAAAAATTGAACGATCAACAACAAGGGCTCTTACTTGCCTCACTTCAAGCGAATGATGAAGCTAAATACACACAAGCTGTCGCTGCGATAAACAAATACGCTAAGCAACAATTAAAGGAAATATTCAAACAACATAAACTCGATGCCATCATTGCACCGAGCGTTGGCTCTGCATGGAAAATAGACCCGATCAATGGAGACAAATTTACAGGTAGCAGCTCAACACTTGCCGCCGTAACAGGCTCACCAAGCATCACTGTCCCTATGGGATTAAAAGACGGGATGCCGTTTGCTGTAAGTATTATTGGTGACTTAGACCAAGATATGAAAGTGCTTGAAATCGCAAAGCAGCTTGAGCAGTTAACTCAAGGGCGCGTCGCACCTAAGCTGTAA
- a CDS encoding aldehyde dehydrogenase family protein, which translates to MTLISYDPSNGLVLGEVSVADQDKINATIAHAKLQQLSWRQTPIHERSRIISQAFKALIPFQDELAELLCKEMGKSLDRGTGEVRGALFSGSYYAAEAAKALAPQTDGSGVQYRPLGVCAVISPWNYPLAMAVNLFVPALVAGNTVVFKPSEETPLIAERFTRLLNQYLPEGILNILHGDGEVGSTIVAHESIDLIAFTGSQAVGKQIMASAASSLKRLIMELGGNDPMIVLEDANIKAAAQFAVASSFENAGQMCTSTERIYVAESISSEFIQEVTALASQYRLGSWNETHADIGPIINAKQVRKIQSHIDDALRKGAHLLLGGHAIQERYIEPTVISGITHEMVMEQQETFGPVVAISTFQTVREAIARANDSTYGLGAVVFGNQDAQHVAAQLEAGMIGINKGPGGNGDSPWIGAKQSGFGFHGSVQGHRQFAQMTVVS; encoded by the coding sequence ATGACATTGATTTCGTATGACCCAAGTAATGGCCTTGTATTAGGTGAAGTGTCAGTAGCAGATCAAGATAAGATAAATGCAACGATAGCCCATGCAAAGTTACAACAGTTAAGTTGGCGGCAAACGCCTATACATGAAAGAAGTCGCATTATTAGTCAGGCGTTTAAAGCCTTGATCCCATTTCAAGATGAGCTGGCAGAATTACTCTGCAAAGAGATGGGAAAAAGTCTGGATAGAGGAACTGGCGAGGTACGAGGGGCGCTATTTTCGGGAAGCTATTATGCGGCTGAAGCAGCAAAAGCATTAGCCCCTCAGACTGATGGCAGTGGTGTGCAATATCGACCTCTGGGCGTTTGCGCAGTGATCTCACCTTGGAATTATCCACTAGCAATGGCAGTGAATTTATTCGTACCAGCTCTAGTCGCTGGTAATACGGTGGTGTTTAAGCCCTCAGAAGAAACCCCATTAATTGCAGAGCGTTTTACTCGTCTACTAAATCAATATTTGCCTGAGGGTATTTTAAACATTCTGCATGGCGATGGAGAGGTGGGAAGTACGATAGTTGCTCACGAAAGTATTGATCTCATTGCCTTCACAGGTTCACAAGCCGTTGGTAAGCAGATTATGGCATCAGCTGCGTCTTCACTTAAGCGATTGATCATGGAGCTCGGAGGTAATGATCCCATGATAGTGCTTGAAGATGCCAATATCAAAGCTGCAGCGCAATTTGCTGTTGCGAGCAGTTTTGAAAATGCGGGTCAAATGTGCACATCGACAGAGCGTATCTATGTGGCAGAATCAATCTCAAGTGAATTTATTCAAGAAGTCACTGCGTTGGCTTCGCAATATAGGCTTGGCAGTTGGAATGAAACACATGCTGATATTGGACCGATAATCAATGCCAAGCAAGTTAGAAAGATTCAGTCGCATATTGATGATGCATTAAGAAAAGGCGCGCATTTATTACTCGGCGGCCATGCAATTCAAGAACGATATATCGAACCGACTGTGATCAGCGGGATCACTCATGAAATGGTCATGGAGCAACAAGAGACATTTGGTCCTGTTGTCGCAATATCTACTTTTCAAACAGTGAGAGAGGCGATAGCACGAGCCAATGATTCTACCTATGGCTTAGGGGCCGTGGTGTTTGGTAATCAGGACGCGCAACATGTTGCTGCACAATTAGAAGCGGGCATGATTGGCATTAACAAAGGGCCTGGTGGGAATGGCGATAGCCCTTGGATTGGTGCAAAACAAAGCGGTTTTGGTTTTCATGGCAGTGTGCAAGGGCATCGCCAATTTGCACAGATGACAGTGGTGAGTTAA
- a CDS encoding cadherin-like domain-containing protein: MKKSLVNLAVVANLSFILSACGGSSGSSGNQAPVFNQSTFTYELLEDQSMQGEVAATDADGDQLAYSVGKSADNGVITVNRDGSFIYTPVANFFGEDTATIVVSDSIASATISLSFQVTNVNDLPVISTSQVVVSSTGQTKGQVTAQDLDGDTLTFSIVQAPSVGKLFLDSETGHFTYDAEALNEVKGSFIVSVSDGNAEPVEAEVSLSPSFVTNQDKLGFYYASDVSHLSKAKQLVELNQADDPVAIKNALLAEQAYAEIALGYAQSGFADEAIKLVSNQIAGRKVKAQAYKAIAVAFDKQGQIELANQQRQHATVEYNTYLAELGLENIGSSDAHFYFQVIRDYLNVEQNDLATELLKNTNLYANSLIALDEESKSAHRAFVTAHQTHSQNMVEDFVNDEPNVNFDKTYNAIKAFSDITSTVSYQETSRGIYHQYRANFFRQAAQLAHILSLKSSGTDKEKALQLAKYNLAQGLALYSDINYDSQYALKAEEYAANTLARFDTPLQLFSGLFESLYPEYIAAHKSEDNSGNVAYELLKSVGSSTDLRMGHRHLYAHKLLTDALSGRPMTETLANISSTFSGGDEAEIFHTLVEAGTVNFAERYGAWLLHYAGLDEQALILLSEAEKLIQTEAYLTDVRFVVDQVLESDGCMRLAELNHVFGGNSEQSNSVVTTCDTLAKTYYQGSETISADKQVQAFNALSVAWTREQQSEKALAASTTAQEVALTFSAVDDFIEEHFAVANAQASNGFLTQSLATIQIAFSKFSQAMDETVTVEEKVELIEDTLSQLESLTEREVNIKYLAVNNLQFGVQHHAGLNDDYAQVVTETKTLIEDMLDELASATSALSDKDKQDIYKDISVQYAAINAYDKAVSLVLDPVYTEADKELLLLDIVKLQATQDDLPSTAVANVDTDKDGLVNFFLPDASEQQITASNLKMDEDSDNDGLSDLEDLSPLKAD, from the coding sequence ATGAAAAAATCACTTGTTAACTTGGCTGTAGTTGCAAACTTAAGCTTTATTTTATCTGCATGTGGCGGCAGTAGCGGCTCTTCAGGCAATCAAGCCCCTGTATTCAATCAATCAACTTTTACCTATGAATTGTTGGAAGATCAGAGTATGCAGGGTGAAGTAGCCGCCACTGATGCTGATGGCGATCAACTAGCATATAGTGTTGGTAAATCGGCCGATAATGGCGTAATCACTGTTAACAGAGATGGTAGTTTCATTTATACGCCTGTAGCTAATTTTTTTGGTGAAGATACTGCAACGATAGTAGTCTCTGATAGCATCGCCAGTGCAACAATTTCACTCTCATTCCAAGTCACAAATGTGAATGATTTGCCTGTAATCTCTACTAGTCAAGTTGTTGTGAGTAGCACAGGTCAAACAAAAGGTCAGGTAACTGCGCAAGACCTAGATGGTGACACATTGACTTTCAGCATTGTTCAAGCGCCTTCAGTCGGTAAATTATTTTTAGATTCTGAAACAGGACATTTCACTTACGATGCAGAAGCATTAAATGAAGTAAAAGGGAGTTTTATTGTCTCTGTAAGCGATGGTAATGCTGAACCTGTTGAAGCTGAAGTGTCTTTGAGCCCATCGTTTGTCACTAATCAAGATAAGTTAGGTTTTTACTACGCTTCAGATGTGTCACATCTTTCAAAAGCTAAGCAACTTGTAGAATTAAATCAGGCGGATGATCCGGTCGCTATTAAGAATGCATTACTTGCGGAGCAAGCATATGCTGAGATTGCACTTGGGTATGCGCAATCAGGTTTCGCTGATGAAGCGATTAAATTGGTATCAAACCAAATTGCAGGTAGAAAAGTTAAAGCACAAGCCTACAAAGCAATTGCGGTGGCATTTGATAAACAGGGTCAAATAGAACTTGCAAATCAGCAGCGTCAACATGCTACCGTTGAATATAATACTTACTTGGCAGAGCTTGGTTTAGAAAATATAGGGTCATCTGATGCACATTTTTACTTTCAAGTAATCCGAGATTATTTAAATGTCGAGCAAAATGATTTAGCGACAGAACTCCTAAAAAATACTAATTTGTATGCAAATTCACTCATTGCGCTCGATGAAGAGTCAAAGAGTGCACACCGTGCATTTGTAACGGCACATCAAACACACTCTCAAAACATGGTTGAAGACTTTGTTAATGATGAGCCTAACGTAAACTTTGATAAAACATACAATGCGATTAAAGCGTTCTCTGATATTACTTCAACAGTGTCTTATCAAGAAACAAGCCGAGGTATTTATCATCAATATCGAGCAAATTTCTTTAGACAAGCCGCTCAGCTTGCACACATTCTTAGCTTGAAGTCGTCAGGAACAGACAAAGAAAAGGCACTCCAATTAGCCAAATATAATTTAGCTCAAGGTTTAGCGCTTTACTCAGATATTAATTATGACAGTCAATATGCGCTTAAAGCAGAGGAATATGCAGCCAATACGCTTGCTAGGTTTGATACACCTTTACAGCTGTTCAGTGGTCTATTTGAATCACTGTACCCTGAGTATATTGCAGCACATAAATCTGAGGATAATTCGGGTAATGTTGCCTATGAGTTATTAAAGTCTGTAGGTAGCTCGACAGATTTGAGAATGGGCCATCGTCATTTATATGCGCACAAACTTTTGACTGATGCCTTATCAGGTCGCCCAATGACCGAGACTTTGGCAAACATCAGTAGCACCTTTTCCGGTGGTGATGAAGCTGAGATTTTCCATACATTAGTTGAAGCGGGCACGGTTAACTTCGCAGAAAGATATGGCGCTTGGTTGTTACATTATGCCGGTTTAGACGAACAAGCTTTAATTTTATTGTCAGAAGCTGAAAAACTCATCCAAACAGAAGCTTATCTAACAGATGTAAGATTTGTTGTTGACCAAGTGCTCGAAAGTGATGGTTGTATGCGACTTGCTGAACTGAACCATGTATTTGGTGGCAATAGTGAGCAATCAAATTCGGTTGTTACAACGTGCGACACATTGGCGAAAACATATTATCAAGGCAGTGAGACCATTTCTGCAGATAAACAAGTACAGGCTTTTAATGCATTATCAGTTGCTTGGACAAGAGAGCAACAATCAGAAAAAGCATTGGCCGCAAGTACTACCGCGCAAGAAGTGGCGTTAACTTTCAGCGCTGTTGATGACTTCATAGAAGAGCATTTTGCAGTTGCGAATGCGCAAGCATCAAATGGTTTTTTAACGCAAAGTTTGGCAACCATTCAAATAGCATTCAGTAAATTTTCTCAGGCAATGGATGAAACAGTCACCGTAGAAGAAAAGGTCGAACTTATTGAAGATACTTTAAGTCAGCTAGAAAGCCTCACCGAACGTGAAGTCAATATTAAGTATCTCGCGGTTAATAATCTGCAGTTTGGTGTACAGCATCATGCTGGTTTAAATGATGACTATGCGCAAGTTGTTACTGAAACGAAAACGCTCATAGAAGACATGTTAGATGAGCTGGCAAGTGCAACATCAGCGCTTTCAGACAAAGACAAGCAAGATATCTATAAAGATATATCTGTGCAATATGCTGCTATTAATGCATATGACAAAGCAGTTAGTTTGGTACTTGATCCAGTGTATACAGAAGCTGATAAAGAGTTACTGCTATTAGACATTGTTAAGCTTCAAGCAACACAAGATGATTTACCTTCCACCGCGGTTGCTAATGTAGATACAGATAAGGACGGCCTTGTTAACTTCTTTTTACCTGATGCAAGTGAACAGCAAATAACGGCGTCAAATCTGAAAATGGATGAAGACAGCGATAACGATGGGTTGTCAGACCTTGAAGATCTATCACCTTTAAAAGCAGACTAA
- a CDS encoding TonB-dependent receptor plug domain-containing protein — protein sequence MKTSPILYVSLVLLPGLSLADTATELAPELKSFSKTLIAECVGKTALEKKNKQQLLECLESKKRAQNIERIDVKGQYIGLQVPEVSGRYTLDRDFLEKTPHTAGDISELLGLLPGVLLGSDAFDADQQAEIGAKRVSISGAQPWQTGFFIDGVNFNSRQDPSAYDRSKSTPNDVQGAVQAFNVNQQIVESLEVYTNNIPANYGGFSGGVVEVNTREAEQNERHLGFSYRTSQSDWNQYHVIIDEETGQEVEELPLSPVFEKNVYNFDLSLGLGEHHSLLVATSFTESKISEVSLNQTAVTSRENTNFLVKLTQKDLFLDKVDLTFNYSPYESQDIIKDVLNSEFNNDGGGYSTTLKLEQDVAGIGLSSKFSYTFSENSRQAPAHFYPWRKAKGKDWGVGDAAEDISHSREGGYGTLDKEQETLFWELNADFDEVSLFNIGHYFKAGIQVQKETLNRQRYDASYRYNSPNAQLSNLNCAGALFDCVELQTSMSIEELEAKLGEPLDLSKPEHVLHYSNIVTVTPQFFTLRTVYQAEQIEVDVQNLSAYFTDEFEWHNLTLRLGLRYDHDDVLEHHNLAPRISGGYRLGEDEETMVVFGANRYYDSNLLNYKIREQQLPSILQQRYAALGGVQGWQDQSTQTDYRYRYNEVDTPFSDELVLGWKQATQFGNYSIEYVKRWGKKQLSSTQAPQYNSDDGYYYRQLSNLGYTQNERVSLSWALYLNAHSFWANSTYQLAQYSNTDSYENVDTAALNELVFLRTGDVNSGYEFTETTKNNIELRSEEFGEPLTVNLGWTAKWTPTFTTSLNASYRQSYQAILPLNTSRESEQLSRACPQCAADDSLLIDVYQEVQLPSRVLANLSLNWEPKLLKDHNLKFGLDIKNLFDSRTYTAYGESVGIETGRSIWLSVGVKL from the coding sequence ATGAAAACGTCACCGATTTTATATGTTTCTCTCGTATTACTGCCGGGCCTAAGCCTGGCAGACACTGCAACTGAGTTAGCTCCTGAACTAAAAAGCTTTTCAAAAACACTGATAGCTGAATGTGTAGGAAAGACAGCATTAGAGAAAAAAAACAAACAACAGTTACTTGAATGTCTCGAGTCAAAAAAACGAGCGCAAAACATTGAGCGTATTGATGTTAAAGGACAATATATTGGCTTACAGGTGCCTGAAGTTAGCGGAAGATATACGCTTGACCGAGACTTTCTAGAGAAAACACCACATACTGCAGGCGATATTTCTGAGTTACTCGGCTTATTGCCAGGCGTGCTTCTCGGCAGTGATGCGTTTGATGCTGACCAACAAGCAGAGATTGGTGCTAAAAGGGTATCAATTTCAGGTGCTCAGCCATGGCAAACTGGCTTCTTTATTGATGGGGTGAATTTTAATAGCCGCCAAGATCCCAGCGCATATGATAGGAGTAAATCGACACCGAACGATGTACAAGGGGCCGTACAAGCATTTAATGTCAATCAACAAATTGTTGAATCGCTAGAAGTGTATACCAATAATATTCCTGCAAACTATGGTGGCTTTAGTGGCGGTGTAGTAGAGGTAAATACGCGAGAAGCAGAGCAAAATGAACGCCATTTAGGGTTTAGTTACCGTACATCTCAAAGTGATTGGAATCAGTACCACGTTATTATTGACGAAGAAACAGGCCAAGAAGTAGAAGAGCTTCCACTTTCACCTGTTTTTGAAAAAAATGTATATAACTTTGATTTAAGTTTGGGGTTAGGGGAGCACCATAGTTTGCTAGTTGCAACCAGCTTCACTGAAAGTAAGATTTCAGAAGTATCACTTAATCAAACCGCAGTAACGAGCCGAGAGAATACTAATTTTTTAGTAAAACTTACCCAAAAAGACTTATTTTTAGACAAAGTTGATCTGACATTTAATTACTCTCCTTATGAAAGCCAAGACATTATAAAGGATGTCCTAAATAGTGAATTCAACAATGATGGTGGTGGCTACAGTACAACCCTCAAGCTAGAGCAGGATGTAGCTGGTATTGGTCTGTCGAGTAAATTCTCTTATACCTTTAGTGAAAATTCTCGACAAGCACCTGCGCATTTTTATCCTTGGAGAAAAGCAAAAGGTAAGGACTGGGGAGTCGGTGATGCAGCCGAAGACATAAGTCATTCTCGAGAAGGGGGGTATGGCACACTCGATAAAGAACAAGAAACGCTGTTTTGGGAGTTAAATGCTGACTTTGATGAGGTCAGTTTATTTAATATTGGGCACTACTTCAAAGCAGGTATTCAAGTACAAAAAGAAACCCTAAATAGACAACGCTATGATGCAAGTTATAGGTATAACTCGCCAAATGCACAACTGAGTAATTTAAATTGTGCAGGCGCATTATTTGATTGTGTTGAGCTGCAAACCTCAATGTCAATTGAGGAGCTAGAGGCGAAGCTTGGAGAGCCGCTTGATTTATCAAAACCGGAGCATGTTTTACATTATTCGAATATTGTAACCGTGACGCCACAGTTCTTTACTTTACGCACTGTTTATCAAGCTGAGCAAATAGAAGTTGATGTGCAGAACCTCAGTGCCTATTTCACAGATGAATTTGAGTGGCATAATCTCACCTTAAGATTGGGACTAAGATATGATCATGACGACGTATTAGAGCATCACAATCTGGCACCTCGTATCAGCGGTGGGTATCGACTAGGTGAAGACGAGGAAACGATGGTCGTGTTTGGTGCAAACCGATATTACGACAGTAACCTACTCAACTATAAAATTCGAGAGCAGCAACTGCCGAGTATTTTACAACAACGTTATGCCGCTCTAGGTGGTGTGCAAGGTTGGCAAGATCAAAGCACACAAACAGATTACCGCTATCGATATAATGAAGTAGATACTCCATTTAGTGACGAACTAGTATTAGGTTGGAAGCAAGCCACTCAATTTGGTAATTATTCTATTGAATATGTAAAGCGGTGGGGTAAAAAGCAATTATCTAGCACCCAAGCACCACAATATAACTCAGATGATGGCTATTATTATCGCCAACTTTCTAATCTGGGCTACACACAAAATGAGCGAGTCTCACTATCTTGGGCGCTTTACTTGAACGCACATAGCTTCTGGGCAAATTCCACATATCAGTTAGCACAATACTCAAATACAGATTCATATGAAAACGTCGATACAGCGGCTTTGAACGAGCTAGTATTTTTAAGAACAGGTGATGTGAACAGCGGCTATGAATTTACTGAAACAACCAAAAATAATATTGAGCTAAGATCGGAAGAGTTTGGTGAGCCTCTGACAGTTAATTTGGGTTGGACAGCAAAATGGACCCCCACTTTTACAACGAGCTTAAACGCAAGTTACCGTCAAAGTTATCAGGCAATTCTACCTTTAAATACATCGCGCGAAAGTGAACAGCTTTCCAGGGCGTGTCCTCAATGTGCAGCTGACGACAGTTTATTGATTGATGTATATCAAGAGGTGCAATTACCAAGTCGAGTACTCGCTAATTTATCACTTAATTGGGAACCTAAACTTTTAAAAGACCATAACCTCAAATTTGGCTTAGACATTAAAAACCTATTCGATAGCAGAACTTATACAGCTTATGGAGAATCAGTGGGTATCGAGACGGGCCGCTCAATTTGGTTATCAGTTGGGGTGAAATTATAA
- a CDS encoding OsmC family protein, whose translation MTEQKFYHVGERSTEQPATTQYQPSKFAKAKHPEPYRFEVNLSAEAGNMQSKTGVVSVNIPGFSPVKLYCDEQPPVGEDTAPPPLAFFSAGIGFCLMTHLTDILTARKIQVDSLKLEQRIVFRTNLGHMREHGYMTDGGCDVVETHVIIESPEPEEKIKDLLDEAENGCMAHFALRNPIPWSTRLVYNGKEAISRSGE comes from the coding sequence ATGACAGAACAAAAGTTTTATCACGTAGGTGAGAGAAGCACTGAGCAACCTGCAACAACTCAATACCAACCTTCAAAATTTGCTAAAGCAAAGCACCCAGAGCCGTACCGCTTTGAAGTCAATTTAAGTGCAGAAGCAGGCAATATGCAGAGTAAAACTGGTGTGGTTTCGGTGAATATTCCGGGCTTTAGCCCAGTGAAATTATACTGTGACGAACAGCCGCCTGTGGGGGAAGATACTGCGCCGCCGCCACTGGCATTTTTCTCGGCAGGCATTGGTTTTTGCTTGATGACGCATTTAACCGATATTTTGACGGCACGAAAAATTCAAGTAGATAGTTTAAAGCTAGAGCAGCGTATCGTATTTCGTACTAACTTGGGCCACATGCGTGAGCATGGTTATATGACAGATGGCGGCTGTGATGTAGTTGAGACTCATGTGATCATCGAAAGCCCTGAGCCTGAAGAGAAAATCAAAGATCTATTGGATGAAGCTGAAAATGGTTGTATGGCGCACTTTGCGCTTCGCAATCCTATTCCTTGGTCGACACGCTTAGTTTATAACGGTAAAGAGGCGATCAGTCGTTCAGGCGAATAA
- a CDS encoding Lrp/AsnC family transcriptional regulator, with the protein MTETTMLEKQDKNILSQLQSNGRMSMVDLAKETHMSESTCLRRTKSLEEKGVIKGYSAVLDAEEAGFGVLAFVQVSIDQKNEAAFDKFKLAVIEHPLILECYSLSGAYDHLMKVVARSNKELSRFILKELRSFPEIKEAQTLFVLDQVKHTSALPVDLD; encoded by the coding sequence ATGACGGAAACCACCATGCTTGAGAAGCAAGACAAAAATATCCTTTCACAGCTACAGAGTAACGGCCGCATGTCTATGGTTGATTTGGCCAAAGAAACCCATATGTCTGAATCGACTTGTTTACGTCGCACTAAATCACTTGAAGAGAAAGGCGTCATTAAAGGCTACAGTGCCGTACTCGATGCCGAAGAAGCAGGGTTTGGGGTATTAGCCTTTGTGCAGGTGAGCATTGACCAGAAAAATGAAGCGGCATTTGATAAATTCAAACTGGCTGTAATTGAGCACCCACTTATTTTAGAATGCTATTCGCTCTCTGGTGCCTATGACCACTTAATGAAAGTCGTTGCGCGGTCAAATAAAGAGCTCTCTCGTTTTATACTCAAAGAATTAAGAAGCTTTCCTGAAATTAAAGAAGCACAAACCCTGTTTGTACTCGATCAGGTTAAACACACTTCTGCCTTGCCTGTAGACTTAGATTAA
- a CDS encoding 2OG-Fe(II) oxygenase, with translation MNYDDFYVVAREQGAERSDIPLWANRGENPAQLALTHERQVELNPIEEVPGAFQLLNVLSQAECQRLIEIAESLSFNLDAAVSLPRSVRHNSSLTWVIDEQTESLIWERCAPLLSQGIEAISGQVPVGINARCRFYKYGEGDFFKPHIDGAWPGSKIINEQNIMNAYDDRWSQMTFLILLSDDFKGGHTQFWVNAQDDSRPAKNGEPAKIINVRTPAGGVLCFPHGTHPLHCLHSSEAITQGVKYIIRTDLLFPVD, from the coding sequence ATGAACTATGATGATTTTTATGTTGTTGCACGAGAACAAGGTGCTGAACGCAGCGATATTCCACTTTGGGCAAATAGAGGGGAAAACCCTGCTCAGTTGGCGCTTACGCATGAAAGACAAGTTGAATTAAACCCAATTGAAGAGGTGCCAGGCGCATTTCAGTTATTGAATGTTTTGTCTCAAGCCGAATGCCAAAGACTTATTGAGATTGCAGAATCGCTGAGTTTCAATCTAGATGCCGCTGTGTCTCTTCCTCGCTCAGTGAGACATAACTCAAGCCTCACTTGGGTCATCGACGAACAAACTGAATCATTAATCTGGGAGCGATGCGCACCTCTATTATCTCAGGGCATTGAAGCCATTTCAGGCCAAGTACCTGTTGGGATCAATGCTAGATGCCGTTTTTATAAATATGGAGAAGGGGACTTCTTTAAACCACATATTGATGGCGCTTGGCCGGGCAGCAAGATCATTAATGAACAAAATATTATGAATGCATACGATGACAGATGGAGTCAGATGACATTTTTGATTTTGTTGTCAGATGACTTTAAAGGCGGTCACACTCAATTTTGGGTGAATGCACAAGATGACTCAAGGCCTGCAAAAAATGGAGAGCCTGCAAAAATCATAAATGTCAGAACACCCGCAGGTGGCGTGTTATGTTTTCCGCATGGCACACACCCTTTACATTGCTTACATAGCTCAGAGGCAATTACTCAAGGCGTAAAATACATTATCCGGACAGACCTGTTATTCCCTGTAGATTAA